One genomic window of Azospirillum sp. TSH100 includes the following:
- a CDS encoding cysteine hydrolase family protein: protein METLPPNAALLIVDLQKAVDDPYWSRIGPRNNPQAEANVAALLAAWRREGRPVVHIRHDSVEPDSTYRPGGPSHAFKAEAMPLPGETVFGKRVNSAFIGTGLDEWLRGRGIATLVVAGVITNNSVEATVRMAGNLGYDVRLVADACFTFARLDRSGRLRTANEVHDLSLANMDGEYATVVDTAEVLG, encoded by the coding sequence ATGGAAACCTTGCCCCCCAACGCCGCATTGCTGATCGTCGACCTGCAAAAGGCCGTCGACGATCCATACTGGAGCCGGATCGGCCCGCGCAACAATCCGCAGGCGGAGGCCAACGTCGCCGCATTGCTGGCCGCCTGGCGACGGGAAGGACGACCGGTTGTCCACATCCGCCATGATTCTGTGGAGCCGGACTCCACCTACCGGCCCGGCGGCCCTAGCCATGCCTTCAAGGCGGAGGCGATGCCGTTGCCCGGAGAAACCGTGTTCGGCAAGCGGGTGAACAGTGCCTTTATCGGCACCGGGCTCGACGAATGGCTGCGCGGCCGCGGCATCGCCACGCTGGTGGTGGCCGGCGTCATCACCAACAACAGCGTCGAGGCCACTGTGCGGATGGCCGGCAACCTCGGCTACGACGTGCGTCTGGTCGCCGACGCCTGCTTCACCTTCGCCAGGCTCGACCGCTCGGGCCGGCTGCGCACGGCGAACGAGGTCCACGACCTGTCGCTTGCCAACATGGACGGCGAGTATGCGACGGTCGTGGACACGGCGGAGGTTCTGGGCTGA
- a CDS encoding folate-binding protein YgfZ: protein MSAGYAVLGQRSVVAVSGEDRKAFLQGLVSNDVLRVTQDHAAYALFLTPQGKFLHDFTLVESGSGEDAALLLDPETDRRADLLRRLKMYKLRSKITLEDRAEQLRVAVAFGVGALEALGLPAEPGAARPFGGGVAFTDPRLPALGARLFLPIDGISALVSSGLTQREVADYDRLRLSLGVPDGTLDLIPEKSIPLESRMDALNAISWDKGCYMGQELTARTKYRALIKKKLFPVTFDGTAPEAGTPVTLDGKDAGEIRSGRDGAALALLRLEDVQHATESGLTFQAGSAALTPREPEWDHTTKG, encoded by the coding sequence ATGTCGGCGGGTTATGCAGTGCTTGGCCAGCGGAGCGTGGTGGCGGTGTCGGGCGAGGACCGCAAGGCCTTCCTGCAAGGGCTGGTGTCCAACGACGTGCTGCGGGTCACGCAAGACCATGCCGCCTATGCCCTGTTCCTGACCCCTCAGGGGAAGTTCCTGCATGACTTCACGCTTGTCGAGTCGGGCAGCGGAGAGGACGCCGCCCTGCTGCTCGACCCGGAGACGGACCGCCGCGCCGACCTGCTGCGCCGGCTGAAGATGTACAAGCTGCGCTCCAAAATCACCCTGGAGGACCGGGCGGAGCAGCTGCGCGTGGCCGTCGCCTTCGGCGTCGGCGCATTGGAAGCGCTGGGGCTGCCGGCCGAACCGGGCGCGGCGCGGCCCTTCGGGGGGGGCGTCGCCTTCACCGACCCTCGGCTGCCGGCGCTGGGCGCCCGCCTGTTCCTGCCGATTGACGGGATATCGGCGCTGGTGTCGTCCGGGTTAACGCAGCGTGAAGTGGCGGACTATGACCGTCTGCGCCTGTCACTCGGCGTGCCCGACGGCACGCTGGACCTGATCCCGGAGAAGTCGATCCCGCTGGAAAGCCGGATGGACGCGCTGAACGCCATATCCTGGGACAAAGGCTGCTATATGGGGCAGGAGCTGACCGCCCGCACCAAGTACCGCGCCCTCATCAAGAAGAAGCTGTTCCCGGTCACCTTCGACGGCACTGCGCCGGAGGCCGGCACCCCGGTGACGCTGGACGGCAAGGACGCCGGCGAAATCCGCAGTGGCCGCGATGGCGCGGCGCTCGCCCTGCTGCGGCTGGAGGATGTCCAACACGCGACCGAGTCCGGGCTGACCTTCCAGGCAGGGTCGGCAGCCCTGACGCCACGCGAACCCGAGTGGGACCATACCACGAAGGGTTAG
- a CDS encoding ATP12 family chaperone protein has product MKRFYKAAGVGEAEGGFRVELDGRPVRSPAKAPLVFPSRPLAQGVADEWDAQGDQIDAHSMPLMQLSSTAVDLIPAKRPDIVHAISAYAGTDLLCYRAEHPQPLVERQAQVWQPLLDWAALTYDAPLHVCAGLMPKPQPEEALAALRRVVERTDDWTLSALQTATGVCGSIIVALALLEGRLSAEEAFEVSQLDETYQIEQWGEDAEATKRRANVRAEIVACRRFVDLLRG; this is encoded by the coding sequence ATGAAGCGTTTCTACAAGGCGGCGGGTGTCGGCGAGGCCGAGGGCGGCTTCCGGGTCGAGCTGGACGGCCGTCCGGTGCGCAGCCCGGCCAAGGCGCCACTGGTCTTTCCCAGCCGGCCGCTGGCCCAGGGCGTGGCGGATGAATGGGATGCACAGGGTGACCAGATCGATGCCCATTCCATGCCGCTGATGCAGCTGTCGAGCACCGCCGTCGACCTGATCCCGGCCAAGCGGCCGGACATCGTGCATGCCATCAGCGCCTATGCCGGCACCGATCTGCTGTGCTACCGCGCCGAGCATCCCCAGCCGCTGGTGGAGCGGCAGGCCCAGGTCTGGCAGCCGTTGCTGGATTGGGCGGCGCTGACCTATGACGCACCGCTGCATGTCTGCGCCGGCCTGATGCCGAAGCCGCAGCCCGAGGAGGCGCTGGCCGCCCTGCGCCGGGTCGTGGAGCGCACGGACGACTGGACTCTGTCGGCGCTCCAGACCGCCACCGGGGTCTGCGGGTCGATCATCGTCGCGCTGGCTCTGCTGGAGGGCCGCTTGAGTGCCGAAGAGGCGTTCGAGGTCTCGCAGCTGGACGAGACCTACCAGATCGAGCAATGGGGCGAAGACGCCGAGGCCACGAAGCGCCGCGCGAACGTGCGCGCGGAGATCGTGGCCTGCCGGCGGTTCGTGGATTTGCTGCGGGGATGA
- the mce gene encoding methylmalonyl-CoA epimerase gives MIGKLNHVAIVVPDLPAATALYRDTLGAAVSQPVDLPPHGVTVVFVTLPNTKIELLHPFGEKSPIAGFLEKNPSGGIHHICYEVDDILAARDRLKAQGARVLGDGEPKIGAHDKPVLFLHPKDFCGTLVELEQA, from the coding sequence ATGATCGGGAAGCTCAACCACGTCGCCATCGTCGTTCCGGACCTTCCGGCGGCGACGGCGCTCTACCGCGATACGCTGGGTGCGGCGGTGTCGCAACCGGTCGATCTGCCGCCGCATGGCGTCACCGTCGTTTTCGTCACCCTACCCAACACCAAGATCGAACTGCTTCACCCGTTCGGGGAAAAGTCGCCGATCGCCGGCTTCCTCGAAAAGAACCCGTCCGGCGGCATCCACCACATTTGCTACGAGGTCGACGACATCCTCGCCGCCCGCGACCGGCTGAAGGCGCAGGGCGCCCGCGTGCTGGGCGACGGCGAACCGAAGATCGGCGCCCACGACAAGCCCGTGCTGTTCCTGCATCCGAAGGATTTCTGCGGGACGCTGGTGGAACTGGAACAGGCCTGA
- a CDS encoding PRC-barrel domain-containing protein, whose amino-acid sequence MRRTLIVTAASLALMTGAAVAQTSSPTVGNPSSSTSSMSNTASPDSATSSGMTKSGPTGGQLASADELIGKNVYGRDNNKIGEVDDVILDANGQAKQLVISSGGFLGIGEKQVAVDYSAANWDSQNNRLNLAGMSRDDVKAMPDFKYDDTMTSLNKNRKPAEKETVAPGAAPTTGSSTVK is encoded by the coding sequence ATGCGTCGCACCCTGATCGTCACCGCCGCCTCGCTGGCTCTGATGACCGGCGCCGCCGTCGCGCAGACCTCGTCGCCGACCGTGGGCAACCCGTCCTCGTCGACCTCCAGCATGTCGAACACCGCGTCGCCGGACAGCGCCACCAGCAGCGGCATGACCAAGTCCGGTCCGACGGGAGGCCAGCTCGCCAGCGCCGACGAGCTGATCGGCAAGAACGTCTACGGCCGCGACAACAACAAGATCGGCGAGGTCGACGACGTGATCCTCGACGCCAACGGCCAGGCCAAGCAGCTGGTGATCAGCTCCGGCGGCTTCCTCGGCATCGGCGAGAAGCAGGTCGCGGTCGATTACAGCGCCGCCAACTGGGATTCGCAGAACAACCGCCTGAACCTCGCCGGCATGAGCCGCGACGACGTCAAGGCGATGCCGGACTTCAAGTACGACGACACGATGACGTCGCTGAACAAGAACCGGAAGCCAGCGGAGAAGGAAACGGTCGCCCCTGGCGCCGCCCCGACCACCGGCAGCAGCACGGTGAAGTAA
- a CDS encoding dienelactone hydrolase family protein — protein sequence MDQRIIDLYDEYTHAPLPRRVFLERLAALAGSAAAIPAILAAIEPNYARAAVVAEDDSRLAAEKVSFQGATGDVSGYLARPKLADKAPAVVVIHENRGLNAYVEDVTRRLATEGFVALAPDLLSPLGGTPQDADKARDMIGQLDADKTVNNLIAAMSYLMAYRYSSAKVGTVGFCWGGGMVNRLAIKAPDLKAGVAFYGPIPDPALVTTVKSPLLLHYAGLDQRINAGIPAYDEALKKAGVEHQIYVYDGVNHAFHNDTSAERYNKDAADLAWKRTVEFLKAKLA from the coding sequence ATGGATCAGCGGATTATCGACCTCTATGACGAATACACCCATGCGCCGCTGCCGCGCCGGGTCTTCCTGGAACGGCTGGCGGCGCTGGCCGGCAGTGCGGCAGCCATTCCCGCTATTCTGGCGGCGATCGAACCGAACTATGCCCGCGCCGCCGTGGTTGCCGAAGATGACAGCCGTCTGGCGGCCGAGAAGGTTTCTTTCCAAGGGGCAACCGGCGATGTTTCGGGCTATCTCGCCCGGCCGAAACTGGCCGACAAGGCGCCGGCGGTGGTGGTCATCCACGAGAACCGCGGCCTGAACGCCTATGTCGAGGACGTCACCCGCCGCCTTGCCACCGAAGGCTTCGTCGCGCTGGCGCCCGACCTGCTGTCGCCGCTGGGCGGCACGCCGCAGGACGCCGACAAGGCCCGCGACATGATCGGCCAGCTCGACGCCGACAAGACGGTCAACAATCTGATCGCGGCCATGAGCTATCTGATGGCCTACCGCTATTCCTCGGCCAAGGTCGGGACTGTCGGTTTCTGCTGGGGCGGCGGTATGGTCAACCGGTTGGCGATTAAGGCGCCCGACCTGAAGGCCGGCGTTGCCTTCTACGGACCGATTCCCGACCCGGCGCTGGTCACCACGGTCAAGTCGCCGCTGCTGCTGCATTATGCCGGGCTGGACCAGCGCATCAACGCGGGCATTCCCGCTTATGACGAGGCGCTGAAGAAGGCCGGTGTGGAACACCAGATCTACGTCTATGACGGCGTCAACCACGCCTTCCACAACGACACTTCGGCCGAGCGCTACAACAAGGACGCCGCCGATCTCGCCTGGAAGCGGACGGTGGAGTTCCTGAAGGCGAAACTGGCCTGA
- the crcB gene encoding fluoride efflux transporter CrcB translates to MLASPLSLLAVAVGGATGSVARYLLLMVIAQSVGTRFPVGTIIVNIIGCTVMGVLSELSALTWSPSPELRAFLLVGILGGFTTFSSFTLDIGVLVARDEIAAAAGYFLASTLFSVVGFFAGLWAVRSLVSVSL, encoded by the coding sequence GTGCTCGCATCCCCCCTGTCATTGCTCGCCGTCGCTGTCGGCGGTGCCACCGGTTCGGTGGCGCGTTACCTGCTGCTGATGGTGATCGCGCAGTCCGTCGGCACCCGCTTTCCGGTGGGGACGATCATCGTCAACATCATCGGCTGCACGGTAATGGGGGTGCTGTCGGAACTGTCGGCGCTGACATGGTCGCCGTCGCCGGAACTGCGGGCCTTCCTTCTGGTCGGCATCCTGGGCGGCTTCACCACCTTCTCCTCCTTCACGCTGGACATCGGCGTCCTCGTCGCCCGTGACGAGATCGCCGCGGCGGCGGGCTACTTCCTCGCCTCGACGCTGTTCAGCGTGGTGGGCTTCTTTGCCGGCCTGTGGGCCGTGCGTTCTCTTGTTTCGGTGTCCCTCTGA
- a CDS encoding DUF1467 family protein, translating into MDNWVTGAFVYIVVWWVVLFAVLPWGVRTPETPEPGMASSAPVEPRILRKFVITSLVSLLVWLVIFGVERSGIISFRDMARDMF; encoded by the coding sequence ATGGACAATTGGGTGACTGGGGCCTTCGTCTACATCGTCGTGTGGTGGGTGGTGCTTTTCGCGGTGCTACCCTGGGGCGTTCGGACGCCGGAGACACCGGAACCCGGCATGGCCTCCTCCGCGCCGGTCGAACCGCGCATCCTGCGCAAGTTCGTCATCACCTCACTGGTTTCGCTGCTGGTGTGGCTGGTGATTTTCGGCGTCGAACGCTCCGGCATCATCTCCTTCCGGGATATGGCACGGGATATGTTCTGA
- the proS gene encoding proline--tRNA ligase translates to MRLSSFFMPTLKETPTEAQIVSHRLMLRAGMIRQTSAGIYAWLPLGYRVLRKIEQIVREEQDAAGAQELLMPTIQSADLWRESGRYDDYGKEMLRITDRHDREMLFGPTNEEMITDIFRSFVKSYRQLPLNLYHIQWKFRDEIRPRFGVMRGREFLMKDAYSFDIDPAGARRSYQKMFLAYLRTFARIGLKAIPMRADTGPIGGDLSHEFIILAETGESGVFCHKDWMNLDVLKDAPGMEDDLQPFFDRITSIYAATDEKHDPANSPVPDADLVSARGIEVGHIFNFGTKYSKPMNAVVAGPNGESIPVEMGSYGIGVSRLMGAIIEASHDDNGIIWPDAVAPFNVGLINLKSGDAETDRVCAELYAKLESAGLEVAYDDRDERPGAKFADMDLIGVPWQLVVGPRGLKNGVVELKRRATGEKEELPVEAALAKLLG, encoded by the coding sequence ATGCGGCTGTCCAGCTTCTTCATGCCGACCCTCAAGGAGACCCCGACCGAGGCGCAGATCGTCTCGCACCGCCTGATGCTGCGGGCCGGGATGATCCGCCAGACCAGCGCCGGCATCTATGCCTGGCTGCCGCTGGGCTATCGGGTTCTGCGCAAGATCGAGCAGATCGTCCGCGAGGAGCAGGACGCCGCCGGCGCGCAGGAACTGCTGATGCCGACCATCCAGTCGGCCGATCTGTGGCGCGAGAGCGGCCGCTATGACGATTACGGCAAGGAGATGCTGCGCATCACGGACCGCCACGACCGCGAAATGCTGTTCGGCCCGACGAACGAGGAGATGATCACCGACATCTTCCGGTCCTTCGTCAAGAGCTACCGACAGTTGCCGCTTAATCTCTACCACATCCAGTGGAAGTTCCGTGACGAGATCCGCCCGCGCTTCGGCGTGATGCGCGGCCGCGAATTCCTGATGAAGGACGCCTATTCGTTCGACATCGACCCGGCCGGTGCCCGCCGCTCCTACCAGAAGATGTTCCTGGCCTACCTGCGCACCTTCGCCCGCATCGGGCTGAAGGCGATCCCGATGCGTGCCGACACCGGCCCGATCGGCGGCGACCTGAGCCACGAGTTCATCATCCTGGCCGAGACCGGCGAGAGCGGTGTCTTCTGCCACAAGGACTGGATGAACCTGGATGTGCTGAAGGACGCCCCCGGCATGGAGGACGACCTGCAGCCCTTCTTCGACCGCATCACCTCCATCTATGCGGCGACGGACGAGAAGCACGACCCGGCGAACAGCCCGGTTCCGGACGCCGATCTGGTATCGGCCCGCGGCATCGAGGTCGGCCACATCTTCAACTTCGGCACCAAATACTCCAAGCCGATGAACGCCGTGGTCGCCGGCCCGAACGGCGAGTCGATCCCGGTTGAGATGGGCAGCTACGGCATCGGCGTGTCGCGCCTGATGGGGGCGATCATCGAGGCCAGCCATGACGACAACGGCATCATCTGGCCCGACGCCGTGGCTCCCTTCAACGTCGGCCTGATCAACCTGAAGTCCGGCGATGCCGAGACCGACCGTGTCTGCGCCGAGCTATACGCCAAGCTCGAATCGGCCGGCCTGGAAGTCGCCTATGACGATCGCGACGAGCGCCCCGGCGCCAAGTTCGCCGATATGGACCTGATCGGCGTTCCCTGGCAGCTGGTCGTCGGCCCGCGCGGTCTGAAGAACGGCGTCGTCGAACTGAAGCGCCGCGCCACCGGCGAGAAGGAAGAGCTGCCGGTCGAGGCGGCGCTGGCGAAGCTGCTGGGCTGA
- a CDS encoding lipoprotein-releasing ABC transporter permease subunit, which produces MIFNAFERMVAMRYLRARRQEGFISVIAGFSLLGIALGVATLIIVMAVMNGFRAELLGRVLGLNGHLNVYSSRGGPLPDFDILAGKLRNTPGVVNVTPTVEGQALVSVRGAASGAVIRGVRAEDFKVRPTLASNIVRGSVDEFGEDRVAIGVRMAQRLGLSVGDQITLIAPQGNVTAFGTVPRMRSYPIGAIFDVGMFEYDNSFIFLPLEEAQAFFRTGDAVTSLEVFVSDPMQIGAARAAVQSAVAGEGRVVDWQQSNASFFTALQVERNVMFLILSLIIMVAAFNIISSLIMLVKDKGRDIAILRTMGATRGMIMRIFFLSGASVGVTGTLLGLALGVSFALNIESIRQVIQGLTGTNLFNAEIYFLSHLPAKIDWSEVVQVTLMALGLSFAATIYPSWRAARLDPVEALRYE; this is translated from the coding sequence ATGATCTTCAACGCCTTCGAACGCATGGTCGCGATGCGTTACCTTCGGGCGCGCCGCCAGGAAGGCTTCATCTCGGTCATCGCGGGCTTCTCGCTGCTGGGCATCGCGCTCGGCGTGGCGACGCTCATCATCGTGATGGCGGTGATGAACGGCTTCCGGGCGGAGTTGCTGGGCCGGGTGCTCGGTCTCAACGGCCACCTCAACGTCTACAGCTCGCGCGGCGGGCCGCTGCCGGACTTCGACATCCTGGCCGGCAAGCTGCGCAACACGCCGGGCGTGGTCAACGTCACCCCGACGGTGGAGGGGCAGGCGCTGGTGTCGGTGCGCGGCGCGGCGTCCGGTGCCGTCATCCGCGGCGTGCGGGCGGAAGACTTCAAGGTGCGCCCGACGCTCGCCAGCAACATCGTCCGCGGTTCGGTCGACGAATTCGGCGAGGACCGTGTCGCCATCGGTGTGCGCATGGCCCAGCGGCTTGGCCTGTCGGTCGGCGACCAGATCACGCTGATCGCCCCCCAGGGCAACGTCACCGCCTTCGGCACGGTGCCGCGGATGCGCAGCTATCCCATCGGCGCGATCTTCGACGTCGGCATGTTCGAATACGACAACAGCTTCATCTTCCTGCCGCTGGAGGAGGCGCAGGCCTTCTTCCGCACCGGGGACGCGGTCACCTCGCTGGAGGTGTTCGTCAGCGATCCCATGCAGATCGGAGCCGCACGCGCCGCCGTCCAGTCGGCGGTGGCGGGCGAGGGCCGGGTGGTCGATTGGCAGCAGTCCAACGCCAGCTTCTTTACGGCGCTCCAGGTTGAACGCAACGTGATGTTCCTGATCCTGTCTCTGATCATCATGGTCGCGGCGTTCAACATCATTTCCAGCCTGATCATGCTGGTGAAGGACAAGGGGCGCGACATCGCGATCCTGCGCACCATGGGCGCGACGCGCGGCATGATCATGCGCATCTTCTTCCTGTCCGGCGCCAGCGTCGGCGTGACGGGGACACTGCTGGGGTTGGCGCTCGGCGTGTCCTTCGCGCTGAACATCGAGAGCATCCGTCAGGTCATCCAGGGGCTGACCGGAACCAACCTGTTCAACGCCGAGATCTATTTCCTGTCCCACCTGCCGGCCAAGATCGACTGGAGCGAGGTGGTGCAGGTGACGCTGATGGCGCTGGGCCTGTCCTTCGCCGCCACCATCTACCCGTCCTGGCGCGCCGCCCGGCTCGACCCGGTGGAGGCCCTGCGCTATGAGTGA
- a CDS encoding HAD-IA family hydrolase, translating to MGPEGKSPLRLALFDCDGTLVDSQFAIIDAMTQAWAEHGLGEPDPADVRRMVGLSLVEAVVLLLPQRDAELHVSVAESYKRAFSGARSRGEVDEPLFPGILDTLEALEAAGVLLGVATGKSRRGLDAVLKGHGLTGRFVTLQTADVGPGKPNPHMVQRALAETGAEEAATVVIGDTTYDIQMARNARVRSVGVSWGYHAVPELERAGADRIVHRGRDVATAVLELLEG from the coding sequence ATGGGGCCTGAAGGGAAATCGCCGCTGCGACTGGCTCTGTTCGACTGTGACGGCACGCTGGTCGACAGCCAGTTCGCCATCATCGACGCCATGACGCAGGCCTGGGCCGAACATGGGCTGGGCGAACCCGACCCGGCGGATGTCCGCCGCATGGTCGGGCTGTCGCTGGTCGAGGCGGTGGTCCTTCTGCTGCCGCAGCGCGATGCGGAACTGCATGTCTCGGTGGCGGAGAGCTACAAGCGCGCCTTCTCCGGCGCCCGCAGCCGGGGCGAGGTGGACGAGCCGCTGTTCCCCGGCATCCTCGACACGCTGGAGGCGCTGGAGGCGGCGGGGGTGCTGCTGGGGGTCGCCACCGGCAAGTCGCGGCGCGGGCTGGACGCGGTGTTGAAGGGCCATGGGCTGACCGGCCGCTTCGTCACCTTGCAGACCGCCGACGTCGGTCCTGGCAAGCCGAACCCGCACATGGTGCAGCGGGCGCTGGCCGAGACCGGCGCGGAAGAGGCGGCAACGGTTGTGATCGGCGACACCACCTACGACATTCAGATGGCCCGCAACGCGCGGGTGCGATCGGTGGGCGTCTCCTGGGGCTATCATGCGGTGCCGGAGCTGGAGAGGGCCGGGGCCGACCGCATCGTACACCGCGGGCGCGATGTCGCCACTGCGGTGCTGGAGCTTTTGGAAGGGTAA
- a CDS encoding ABC transporter ATP-binding protein, translating into MSDAIMQPMLELKGIVRRFEQAGETLEVLRGVDLTVGAGELVALVGPSGAGKSTLLHIAGLLERPTGGTVRIAGTDVSNLDDGKRTEVRRRSIGFVYQFHHLLPEFSARENIVLPQMIAGVSKSVARQRADELLRMVGLEQRGTHRPARLSGGEQQRVAIARALANAPSLLIADEPTGNLDPHTAEHVFAMLSAIVRQAKVGALVATHNLDLARRMDRVLEMRDGHLVEYQPSELVPLSEAVPEAS; encoded by the coding sequence ATGAGTGATGCGATCATGCAGCCGATGCTGGAACTGAAGGGGATCGTCCGCCGCTTCGAGCAGGCGGGCGAGACGCTGGAGGTGCTGCGCGGTGTCGATCTGACCGTCGGCGCCGGCGAACTGGTGGCGCTGGTCGGTCCGTCGGGGGCCGGCAAATCGACGCTGCTGCACATTGCCGGCCTGCTGGAACGCCCCACCGGCGGCACGGTGCGCATCGCCGGCACCGACGTCTCCAACCTGGACGACGGCAAGCGGACCGAGGTGCGCCGCCGCTCCATCGGCTTCGTCTACCAGTTCCATCATCTTCTGCCGGAATTTTCGGCGCGAGAGAACATCGTCCTGCCGCAGATGATCGCCGGGGTGTCGAAGTCGGTCGCCCGCCAGCGGGCTGACGAGCTTCTGCGCATGGTCGGGCTGGAGCAGCGCGGCACCCACCGCCCGGCCCGCCTGTCCGGCGGCGAGCAGCAGCGAGTCGCCATCGCCCGCGCTCTGGCCAACGCCCCGTCGCTGCTGATCGCCGACGAGCCGACCGGCAACCTCGACCCCCACACGGCAGAGCATGTCTTCGCCATGCTGTCGGCCATCGTCCGTCAGGCCAAGGTCGGCGCCCTGGTGGCGACCCACAATCTTGACCTCGCCCGCCGCATGGACCGGGTGCTGGAGATGCGCGACGGCCATCTGGTCGAATACCAGCCGTCCGAGCTCGTTCCGCTGAGCGAAGCCGTTCCGGAAGCGTCATAG
- a CDS encoding RluA family pseudouridine synthase, with protein sequence MTDSPDTADNASTEAKGDSKVETRIVTADEADMRLDRWFKRHFPDVNHSYLQKLLRTGQVRIDGKRAETSSRLAAGQGVRIPPLAAWAAPVKGPNQGPGKPKGMSDKQIAELQALVLYRDADVIAINKPAGLAVQGGTGTSKHLDAMLDALRFDGKERPKLVHRLDKDTSGVLLLARTTFAASKLTELFRGSAVRKIYWAVTVGVPTPYQGKIDLALAKEGGPHGERVAENKEEGKRAVTVYSVQENVGKQAAFVAMWPLTGRTHQLRVHMAAVGTPILGDGKYAGQGAFLAGAEVAKKLHLHARRLILPHPRGGKTIDVTAPLPDHMQATWKYFGFSPNLRDDPFEDFE encoded by the coding sequence ATGACTGACTCTCCCGATACCGCCGACAACGCTTCGACCGAAGCCAAGGGCGACAGCAAGGTTGAAACCCGCATCGTGACGGCCGACGAGGCCGACATGCGGCTCGACCGCTGGTTCAAACGGCATTTCCCCGACGTGAACCACAGCTACCTGCAGAAGCTGCTGCGCACCGGTCAGGTCCGCATCGACGGCAAGCGGGCGGAGACGTCGTCGCGGCTGGCGGCGGGGCAGGGCGTGCGCATCCCGCCGCTGGCCGCCTGGGCCGCCCCGGTCAAGGGGCCGAACCAGGGACCGGGCAAGCCCAAGGGCATGTCGGACAAGCAGATCGCAGAGCTGCAGGCGCTGGTGCTCTACCGCGACGCCGACGTGATCGCCATCAACAAGCCGGCCGGTCTGGCGGTGCAGGGCGGCACCGGCACCTCCAAGCATCTCGACGCCATGCTGGACGCCCTGCGCTTCGACGGCAAGGAACGGCCGAAGCTGGTCCACCGGCTGGACAAGGACACCTCGGGCGTCCTGCTGCTGGCCCGCACCACATTCGCCGCGAGCAAGCTGACCGAGCTGTTCCGCGGCAGTGCCGTGCGGAAGATCTATTGGGCAGTCACCGTCGGCGTGCCGACGCCCTACCAGGGCAAGATCGATCTGGCGCTGGCGAAGGAAGGCGGCCCGCATGGCGAGCGGGTGGCGGAGAACAAGGAAGAGGGTAAGCGCGCCGTCACCGTCTATTCGGTGCAGGAGAATGTCGGCAAGCAGGCGGCCTTCGTCGCCATGTGGCCGCTGACCGGCCGCACCCACCAGCTGCGGGTCCACATGGCCGCCGTCGGAACGCCGATCCTGGGCGACGGCAAATATGCCGGGCAGGGCGCCTTCCTGGCCGGGGCGGAGGTGGCGAAGAAGCTGCACCTGCATGCCCGCCGGCTGATCCTGCCCCACCCGCGCGGCGGCAAGACCATCGACGTGACGGCGCCGTTGCCCGACCACATGCAGGCGACCTGGAAGTATTTCGGCTTCAGCCCCAACCTGCGCGACGACCCGTTCGAGGATTTCGAGTGA
- a CDS encoding DNA-3-methyladenine glycosylase I yields the protein MSLTYCAAAPGHSHHGPYHDGEYGFPSSDDRVLFERLVLEINQAGLSWLTILKKRDAFRAAFDGFDIDRVAAYGEAERARLLADAGIIRNRLKVDAVIENARRIIALRESFGSFDGWLRAHHPLAKAEWVKLFGRTFRFTGGEIVGEFLMSLGYLPGAHQVDCPIQAAVLAQSPPWKAAVDGGYRGYQLIE from the coding sequence GTGAGCCTGACCTATTGCGCCGCCGCGCCCGGCCATTCCCATCACGGTCCCTATCACGATGGCGAATACGGCTTTCCCAGCAGCGACGACCGGGTGCTGTTCGAGCGTCTGGTGCTGGAGATCAACCAGGCCGGCCTGTCCTGGCTGACCATACTCAAGAAGCGTGACGCCTTCCGTGCCGCGTTCGACGGCTTCGATATCGACCGGGTCGCCGCCTATGGCGAGGCGGAGCGGGCGCGGCTGCTGGCCGACGCCGGGATCATCCGCAACCGCCTCAAGGTCGATGCTGTGATCGAAAATGCCCGTCGCATCATCGCGCTGCGGGAAAGCTTTGGCTCCTTCGACGGCTGGCTGCGTGCCCATCACCCGTTGGCCAAGGCGGAGTGGGTGAAGCTTTTCGGCCGTACCTTCCGTTTCACTGGTGGCGAGATCGTCGGCGAATTCCTGATGAGCCTGGGCTATCTGCCGGGTGCCCATCAGGTTGATTGCCCGATCCAGGCGGCTGTGCTGGCGCAAAGTCCACCCTGGAAAGCCGCTGTCGACGGTGGCTATCGCGGATATCAGCTCATCGAATAG